In Pelosinus sp. UFO1, one genomic interval encodes:
- a CDS encoding corrinoid protein, with protein sequence MSINNKEFFQKLSDAVVEMDEDEVITLSNEIVAQGIDAYDAIDQGLSHGMEKAGKLFEEEEYFIPELLLCSDAMYAGLDVLKPHIKVNAHGVKHKVVIGVVEGDTHDIGKNLVKIMLETSGFEVFDLGRDIPPQQFVDKAKEVNADIIALATLMTTTMDGMDEVVHLLKKENIKDRYKVVIGGGPISQSFADKIGADGYAVNAADAVKLARRLVSDPSEVAV encoded by the coding sequence ATGTCAATAAATAATAAAGAATTTTTTCAAAAGCTATCTGATGCTGTTGTTGAAATGGATGAGGATGAGGTCATAACACTCTCAAATGAAATTGTTGCACAAGGAATCGACGCCTATGACGCAATTGATCAAGGCCTTTCCCACGGTATGGAAAAAGCCGGAAAATTATTTGAGGAAGAGGAGTACTTTATTCCTGAGTTACTCCTATGCTCAGATGCAATGTATGCAGGTCTTGATGTATTAAAACCACACATCAAAGTAAATGCACATGGAGTAAAACATAAGGTCGTAATCGGTGTTGTCGAAGGTGATACTCACGATATTGGAAAGAATTTAGTAAAAATAATGCTTGAGACTTCAGGATTTGAGGTTTTCGACCTAGGCAGAGATATTCCACCCCAGCAATTCGTTGATAAGGCCAAAGAAGTCAATGCAGATATTATCGCATTAGCAACACTGATGACCACGACTATGGATGGAATGGATGAAGTTGTGCATCTTTTAAAGAAGGAAAACATAAAAGACCGATACAAGGTAGTCATTGGTGGCGGACCCATTTCCCAAAGCTTTGCAGATAAAATAGGAGCTGACGGCTATGCTGTAAATGCTGCCGATGCTGTAAAGCTTGCACGAAGACTCGTGAGTGATCCTAGCGAAGTCGCTGTATAG